In Bacillus toyonensis BCT-7112, a single window of DNA contains:
- a CDS encoding Lrp/AsnC family transcriptional regulator yields the protein MQNAVKLDEIDHKIMNLLYENARISVSEIGRIISMTQPAVKERMNKLEDQGVIAAYRTKFEPSKINKNIQAFIMFKTSQCSDFIQYCNAAPEVTDLYRISGEFNYMMKVMSDSMDSLATFLDSLMQFGLSSPLIVLKSEFEEKLSF from the coding sequence ATGCAAAACGCAGTAAAATTGGATGAAATCGACCATAAAATTATGAACTTGTTGTATGAAAATGCAAGAATTTCTGTTTCAGAAATAGGACGGATTATATCCATGACGCAGCCTGCTGTAAAGGAACGTATGAATAAACTTGAAGATCAAGGAGTTATCGCAGCTTACCGAACAAAATTTGAGCCTTCCAAAATTAATAAAAACATTCAAGCATTCATCATGTTTAAAACGAGCCAATGCTCTGATTTTATCCAATATTGTAATGCCGCTCCTGAAGTAACAGATTTATACCGAATTAGCGGGGAATTTAATTATATGATGAAGGTCATGAGCGATTCGATGGATTCTCTCGCTACATTTTTAGACTCGTTAATGCAATTCGGATTATCATCTCCTTTAATTGTTTTAAAGAGTGAGTTTGAGGAGAAATTGTCGTTCTGA
- a CDS encoding M20 family metallopeptidase, with amino-acid sequence MGATRVTSQRKTIEESIERNKEKYIKTSHDIHANPEIGNQEFYASRTLSLLLGSAGFQLQHNIAGHETGFIARKSSGKQGPVIAFLAEYDALPGLGHACGHNLIGTISVAAAIALSETLEEIGGEVVVFGTPAEEGGPNGSAKSSYVKAGLFKNIDAALMIHPSGKTATTNPSLAVDPLDFHFYGKTAHAAASPEEGINALDAVIQLYNSINALRQQLPLDVKIHGVITEGGKAPNIIPDYAAARFFIRAATRKRCAEVTEKVRNIAQGAALATGAKVKIHQFQNEIDELLVTKTYNDIVAEELELLGEEVNRKERIGIGSTDAGNVSQVVPTIHPYIKIGPDDLIAHTNEFREAARSELGDKALITSAKALANTAYRLITEEGLLEKVKEEFREAQRNQG; translated from the coding sequence ATGGGAGCGACAAGAGTAACGTCACAAAGAAAAACAATTGAAGAGAGCATAGAAAGAAATAAGGAAAAGTACATAAAAACAAGTCATGATATTCATGCGAATCCAGAGATTGGTAATCAAGAATTTTATGCATCAAGAACGTTAAGTTTATTACTAGGTAGTGCTGGTTTTCAGCTGCAGCATAATATAGCTGGGCATGAAACAGGTTTTATCGCACGAAAAAGTTCAGGAAAACAAGGACCAGTTATCGCATTTTTAGCGGAATATGATGCTTTACCAGGACTCGGTCATGCGTGTGGTCACAATTTAATTGGCACAATTAGCGTTGCAGCAGCAATCGCATTATCAGAAACGCTTGAAGAAATCGGCGGAGAAGTTGTCGTGTTTGGAACACCAGCAGAAGAGGGCGGGCCTAATGGTAGCGCAAAGTCGAGTTATGTAAAAGCTGGGTTATTTAAAAACATTGATGCGGCGCTTATGATTCATCCGAGCGGAAAGACAGCGACGACGAACCCTTCACTAGCAGTCGATCCACTTGATTTTCATTTTTACGGAAAAACAGCTCATGCCGCAGCTTCACCTGAAGAAGGGATTAACGCATTAGATGCGGTGATTCAGCTTTACAACAGTATTAATGCACTTCGCCAACAACTTCCCTTAGACGTGAAAATTCATGGCGTCATTACAGAAGGCGGAAAAGCACCTAATATTATTCCTGACTATGCCGCAGCAAGATTCTTCATCCGTGCAGCTACGCGAAAAAGATGTGCGGAAGTAACAGAAAAAGTAAGAAATATAGCACAAGGAGCAGCGTTAGCAACAGGTGCAAAAGTAAAAATTCATCAATTCCAAAATGAAATTGATGAACTACTCGTAACAAAAACATATAACGACATCGTAGCGGAAGAACTAGAACTACTAGGTGAAGAAGTAAATCGTAAAGAAAGAATCGGCATCGGCTCAACCGACGCCGGAAACGTCAGCCAAGTCGTACCGACCATTCACCCGTACATTAAAATAGGTCCAGATGACTTAATTGCGCATACGAATGAATTTAGAGAAGCAGCCCGTTCAGAATTAGGAGACAAAGCGCTAATTACATCTGCAAAAGCATTAGCAAATACGGCGTATCGATTAATTACGGAAGAAGGGTTGTTAGAGAAGGTGAAGGAAGAGTTTAGAGAGGCGCAGAGGAATCAGGGATAA
- a CDS encoding AAA domain-containing protein: MFGEKEGDYTMNTPTQTPSLSETMKEWHYALAYEIKHWKTIGGSKISIMNGRFLYTDYENTVYVFQLISEVSLPEGSPIRIEFDGEEATGEVLSVHGLEIELKLNDYIQGEIREAVLYSEPWQLLEQLQERLKEAHKDKLKRNRIKRLVDGTSSPKHIEKMKNPKNELAYRSFYNPTTYVWGPPGTGKSYNLSRIISAHYQKGKSVLVLAHSNAAVDVLMSEVTKQIEKKKKWTPGEIVRYGYSQHEHIRNHETLLASKLVETTNGSWGEERLYLEETRQDLREKILSYKATSADKKRIQEIESDLRKQKAKIKEVEKEYIENAKVIGATLSKCAIDSLIYERTFDLVVVDEVSMAFVPQIALAASLGKRIVVCGDFLQLPPIAMANHELVRKWLGEDMFYHAGIVDSVNKSEAHPNLFMLQEQRRMHADISKFTNSFIYKNRVYDHPSVSERKELAQLQPFANEASVLFDTSLMGAFSLKDAASGSRFNIMSGLVAMQMMLIGLLDGVQSIGVVTPYRAQSRFLSTCIREMLQRTKYQNIPVLAATVHKFQGSERDMMIFDTVDSYPQERPGVLFFDHKNHRLVNVAVTRARGKFIQLSDCHYMRKNLSRKQALSQLTAHIERHGDVYDRTTSRQLWERKISKRLRWFMEMNLEETKGLLKDILAAKRKIIISLPSTKQVDKRVWQALMRTNAQITVYSDGPVPLKNVKLQRQNKAFPFVLIDDEIFWAGAPLTSQMMFEGSTEFPYICARLQAPETIGVLKGFLDIR; the protein is encoded by the coding sequence ATGTTTGGGGAGAAGGAAGGAGATTATACAATGAATACACCTACTCAAACTCCTTCATTATCGGAAACGATGAAAGAGTGGCATTATGCATTAGCATATGAAATTAAACATTGGAAAACGATAGGTGGTAGTAAAATTTCTATTATGAACGGTCGTTTTTTATATACAGATTATGAAAATACAGTGTATGTATTTCAGCTTATTTCGGAAGTAAGCTTACCTGAAGGTTCACCAATTCGAATTGAGTTCGATGGTGAGGAAGCGACAGGGGAAGTATTATCTGTACATGGATTAGAAATAGAACTGAAATTAAATGATTATATACAAGGTGAAATAAGAGAAGCGGTTTTATATAGTGAACCGTGGCAATTGTTAGAGCAACTGCAAGAGCGATTGAAAGAGGCACATAAAGATAAGCTAAAACGTAATCGTATAAAGCGTCTTGTTGATGGGACGAGCAGTCCGAAACATATTGAGAAGATGAAAAATCCGAAAAATGAATTGGCGTATCGTTCATTTTACAATCCGACAACGTACGTATGGGGACCGCCTGGAACAGGGAAGTCGTACAATTTATCACGTATTATTTCGGCTCATTACCAAAAAGGAAAATCGGTACTTGTGTTAGCTCATAGTAATGCGGCAGTGGACGTATTAATGAGTGAAGTAACGAAGCAAATTGAAAAGAAAAAGAAATGGACGCCTGGCGAAATTGTTCGTTACGGTTATAGTCAACATGAACATATACGAAATCATGAAACGTTACTTGCGTCGAAGTTAGTTGAAACGACGAACGGATCATGGGGTGAGGAAAGACTCTACTTAGAAGAAACACGCCAAGACCTTCGTGAAAAGATTTTATCGTATAAAGCAACATCTGCTGATAAGAAGCGTATACAAGAAATTGAAAGTGATCTTCGAAAGCAAAAAGCGAAAATTAAAGAAGTAGAAAAAGAATATATTGAAAATGCGAAAGTAATTGGTGCGACTTTATCAAAATGTGCCATTGATTCACTTATTTATGAGCGTACATTTGATTTAGTTGTCGTAGATGAAGTGAGTATGGCGTTCGTTCCGCAAATCGCATTAGCTGCTTCACTCGGAAAACGTATCGTCGTTTGTGGTGACTTTTTACAGTTACCTCCGATTGCGATGGCGAATCATGAACTCGTTCGGAAATGGCTCGGCGAAGATATGTTTTATCATGCCGGCATTGTTGATTCTGTAAATAAATCAGAAGCACATCCCAACCTTTTTATGTTGCAGGAACAAAGACGTATGCATGCGGACATATCGAAGTTTACGAATTCATTTATTTATAAAAATAGAGTATACGATCATCCGTCTGTTTCAGAGCGTAAAGAACTTGCACAGTTACAGCCGTTCGCAAATGAGGCGAGTGTTTTATTTGATACGAGTTTAATGGGAGCATTTTCGTTAAAAGATGCTGCTTCGGGTTCTCGTTTTAATATTATGTCTGGTTTAGTAGCGATGCAAATGATGTTAATCGGACTGCTAGATGGTGTGCAATCGATCGGTGTGGTTACGCCTTACAGGGCGCAGTCACGCTTTTTATCAACGTGTATCAGGGAAATGTTGCAGAGAACGAAATATCAAAACATACCAGTATTAGCGGCGACAGTTCATAAGTTTCAAGGTTCTGAAAGAGATATGATGATCTTTGATACTGTTGATAGTTATCCACAAGAACGACCTGGTGTGTTATTCTTTGACCATAAAAACCATCGCCTCGTCAATGTAGCAGTAACGAGAGCGAGAGGGAAGTTCATTCAATTATCGGATTGCCATTATATGCGTAAAAATCTTTCGAGAAAACAAGCCTTATCACAATTAACAGCTCATATAGAACGTCACGGGGATGTGTATGATCGCACGACATCCAGACAATTATGGGAGCGGAAAATATCGAAACGATTACGCTGGTTTATGGAAATGAATCTGGAGGAAACGAAAGGGCTATTAAAAGATATTTTAGCTGCAAAACGAAAAATCATTATTTCACTTCCAAGTACGAAGCAAGTAGATAAACGAGTATGGCAAGCGTTAATGCGTACAAATGCACAAATAACGGTTTATAGTGATGGACCAGTTCCGTTAAAAAACGTAAAGTTACAAAGACAAAATAAAGCATTCCCATTTGTATTAATCGATGATGAAATCTTTTGGGCAGGGGCACCACTCACATCTCAAATGATGTTTGAAGGTAGTACGGAATTTCCGTACATATGTGCAAGACTACAAGCACCTGAGACAATTGGTGTATTAAAAGGATTTTTAGATATTCGGTAA
- a CDS encoding VOC family protein — protein sequence MPVRRIEHVGLMVANLETSITFYEKVVGLQLIKRMGHPNPDLKLAFLGVEESKETILELIEGYNSSLPAEGKVHHICFKVDSLEDEIERIQKHSVTFLLGEEIETLPDGTRYIFFAGPDGEWIEFFETER from the coding sequence ATGCCAGTTAGAAGAATAGAACACGTTGGACTTATGGTTGCAAACTTAGAAACATCTATTACTTTTTATGAAAAAGTAGTCGGCTTACAGCTCATTAAACGTATGGGGCACCCGAATCCAGATTTAAAACTCGCCTTTTTAGGTGTGGAAGAATCGAAGGAAACGATACTGGAACTCATCGAAGGTTATAACTCTTCTCTTCCAGCAGAAGGAAAAGTACATCATATTTGCTTTAAAGTGGATTCATTAGAAGATGAAATTGAAAGAATTCAAAAACACAGCGTAACATTTTTACTAGGAGAAGAAATCGAAACATTACCAGATGGAACACGTTACATATTCTTCGCTGGCCCTGATGGGGAGTGGATTGAGTTTTTTGAGACGGAGAGATAA
- a CDS encoding monooxygenase, with translation MAYLLQVDFPFEGPFGEEMEEAFWDLANSINEEEGFHWKIWTENEETKEAGGIYVFEEKQDAEKYAEMHKNRLEAFGVKDIRVRIFNINEKLTELNRGYTK, from the coding sequence ATGGCGTATTTATTACAAGTTGATTTTCCGTTTGAAGGTCCTTTTGGTGAAGAAATGGAAGAAGCATTTTGGGATTTAGCAAATAGTATTAACGAAGAAGAAGGATTCCACTGGAAAATATGGACTGAGAATGAAGAAACAAAAGAAGCTGGAGGCATTTATGTATTTGAGGAAAAACAAGATGCTGAAAAATACGCTGAAATGCACAAGAACAGACTTGAAGCATTTGGTGTTAAAGATATTAGAGTAAGAATTTTTAACATCAATGAAAAGTTAACGGAACTGAATCGTGGGTATACGAAATAA
- a CDS encoding DoxX family protein — translation MTILIFINIVKVLLFVFFLMTGTKIISGKMAEEFKRFGLPSFFNFLTGAFEIVGAIGMLIGIWIPIVALLAGLLLGGTMLAAALTLIVLARDSFKKAIPALVLFVLSIGISCYHIF, via the coding sequence ATTACTATTTTAATTTTCATCAATATTGTAAAAGTTTTGTTGTTTGTGTTCTTTTTAATGACAGGTACGAAAATTATATCTGGGAAAATGGCAGAGGAGTTCAAACGATTTGGTTTACCTTCGTTTTTTAATTTCTTAACTGGAGCTTTTGAGATTGTAGGAGCAATTGGAATGTTGATAGGAATTTGGATTCCAATAGTAGCTTTATTAGCAGGATTATTGTTAGGCGGTACGATGCTTGCAGCTGCATTAACTCTTATTGTATTAGCGAGAGATTCCTTTAAGAAAGCGATACCTGCACTTGTTTTGTTTGTCCTTAGTATAGGAATAAGTTGTTATCATATTTTTTAA
- a CDS encoding MarR family winged helix-turn-helix transcriptional regulator, which yields MNLHDLIGYLVHRTDVKMTNYFTKKLKPYGVTPEQWGIISVLCSQRGTTQKELAEAIDKDQTTVVRMIQSMERKGIVKKALNDQDRRSHNLFLTEKGDELKKTILPVVKDAHHFVTSNLSEEEIKVLQSLLNKLYDTRY from the coding sequence ATGAACTTACATGATTTAATAGGCTATCTTGTTCATCGTACTGATGTGAAAATGACTAATTATTTTACTAAGAAATTAAAGCCTTATGGAGTTACACCAGAGCAGTGGGGAATTATTAGTGTTCTTTGTAGCCAAAGGGGCACTACTCAAAAAGAGTTAGCAGAAGCTATTGATAAAGATCAAACTACTGTCGTAAGAATGATACAGTCAATGGAGAGAAAAGGGATTGTAAAGAAGGCTTTGAATGACCAAGATAGGCGTTCACATAACCTTTTTTTAACTGAAAAAGGTGACGAGTTAAAGAAAACCATCTTGCCTGTAGTGAAAGACGCTCACCATTTCGTTACGAGTAATTTGAGCGAGGAAGAGATTAAAGTATTACAATCATTATTAAACAAATTGTATGATACACGCTATTAA